The genomic interval TATCGTGGCGGCTTGGACCGGACGGAGCTTCTGGAGCCGAACGAAGCCACCGAGTTGCGGATCCGGCTCTATCCGATGAGCCACGTGTTCCGCGCCGGCCACCGGCTCCGGCTTCAAATCACGAGCAGTTGCTTCCCCCGCTTTTCCCGCAACCTGAACACGGGGGACGACGTGGGGACCGGCACGCGCATGCGGACGGCGCGAAACACGATCCTGCACTCGGCGGCCTGTCCCTCGCACCTTCGGCTCCCGATCCGAGCCCCCTCATCCGGCTGAAGCGGCGAGTCAACCGGCTGCGCCCACCAGGTTCCGTGGTTCCCTCGCGAGGACACTCTCCCTCAGGGCCGCCTCGTAGTCGGGCGCGTGGAGCAGAAAGGCGTCGTGACCCGCGTCCGAGTTCAGGATCCGCAAGTGCGAAGGCGCACCGATGCGGCTTGCGGTCTCCCGGAGCAGCCAGGGCGGGACCAGCGAGTCCTCCTCCCACCCGATGAGCCAGGCGGGGACGCCGAGTTCCTCCGGACGCAGGTCGGCCAGGTCGACCGACGCGGACAGCGTCAGATAGGTCTCCGCCTCGAACCGTTCGGCAAACTCCCGGCCCTGTTTCTCCAGGTAGCGGCCGACGGCGTAGACCGGGGCGCCATCCTCCCACTCCCAGCCGTGCGGGAAGCGGGCGTCGAGCCCGACCGCCGACTTGTAGGTCGTGAACGCCAGTGCCCTGGCGAGAGCCACGCCTTCGCTCCCCCGGCCGTGACGGAGCGCGAACTCGACGATCCAGCGCTGCACCGCGTGGATTCCGATGGCCTGCGGATGTCCGCGGTGCGCCGCGCCGATCAGAACGACGCCGTCGAGATGCGCGCGATGGCGGATCCCCATCGCCAGCGCGACCATCCCGCCGTACGAGGCGCCCAGCATGCGGTGGGCCCGTTCGACGCCGAGGTGGCGCAGCGCCACCGCTACGGCGTCCGCCTGGTCTCCGGGCGTGAGATGAAGCCGGTCCGGTAGCAACCCCCCGGAAGGATCGGCTGACTCGGTCGGCGCGAACGTCCCCGGAGTTCCGAGGAAGTCGATCGCGAGCAGCCGCCAGCGGTTCGTGTCGATCGCCAGGCCCGGGCCCACCAACTGCCTCCACCATCCGGGCGCGGGGTCCAGGGCGTTGGCGCAGACGTGGCGGTCGGCGGAGATACCCCCCATCGCGACGAGCAGCGGGGCGCCCTCGCGCCCGGCGAGTTCGTAGCGCACCCGGAAGCGGGCGTCGATCCCGGCCGCCAGTTCCGGGCTCCACTCCACCGGCATCGCGACGGTGCCCCTTCGACCTTCCGGCAGTACGGCGTTCAATCGGTTTCTCCGTCCTGGCTCGCATCTGTGGTTCGCGACGCCAACTCCGGAGCAGCCGACCGACCCGTGCGGGTCCGACGCTCATCTCTCGGACCCCGTGGCAGGGTCCGCAGGAGTTGGCACCGCTGGGCAGGCGCGTGACCGCGCCGCACCCCGGTTGCCCCGGCTTCGAAGGGCCCGTCCCTCAGCCGGTCTCGATGAGTAGCGGCCGACCCTAATGGGTCCGGCAACGGGGGTCAAGAAACGCGCGCGGCGCCTCCCGCCCGGCTGCGCTCGCGAAACTTCCCGGCCACGGTCGCGAAAACTGCCCGGCCAAACTTGACGCGCCGCCCACGACCCTGTAGCCTCCGCGCCCACAACGCTCATCGAGACCGGTCGAGGGACAGGCCCGAAGACACCGGGGCAACCTGTGGAAGGTGGCTCTTCCACTGATGTGCCAACTCCTGCGACGGATGTGATCCGTTGGTAAGATGAGTCGCCCGCCGTGCTTCGTCGTACGGCAGCTTTAGTTCCCAGGGCGTCGCTTCTCCGGAGTCCGCTGAGCGTGAGTCGAGACTCGGGGGGAGGCGTTTCATTGCGCGACGTTCGCCGCGTTCACGTACTCAAGTTCGGTTCATCCGTGCTGGCGCGTCCGGCCGCATACCGGTTGGCGGTCGAGGAGATCCGGACCGAAGTCGCCGGGGGCGC from Candidatus Palauibacter australiensis carries:
- a CDS encoding alpha/beta fold hydrolase, giving the protein MNAVLPEGRRGTVAMPVEWSPELAAGIDARFRVRYELAGREGAPLLVAMGGISADRHVCANALDPAPGWWRQLVGPGLAIDTNRWRLLAIDFLGTPGTFAPTESADPSGGLLPDRLHLTPGDQADAVAVALRHLGVERAHRMLGASYGGMVALAMGIRHRAHLDGVVLIGAAHRGHPQAIGIHAVQRWIVEFALRHGRGSEGVALARALAFTTYKSAVGLDARFPHGWEWEDGAPVYAVGRYLEKQGREFAERFEAETYLTLSASVDLADLRPEELGVPAWLIGWEEDSLVPPWLLRETASRIGAPSHLRILNSDAGHDAFLLHAPDYEAALRESVLAREPRNLVGAAG